In one Lolium rigidum isolate FL_2022 chromosome 3, APGP_CSIRO_Lrig_0.1, whole genome shotgun sequence genomic region, the following are encoded:
- the LOC124704244 gene encoding obtusifoliol 14-alpha demethylase: protein MDLLAGATQPQWLLAGAALLVATLAFLRLLLGSGAGKRAPPTIPAAPVVGGLLRFLKGPIPLIRAEYARLGPVFTVPILTRRITFLIGPEVSGHFFKGNEAEMSQQEVYRFNVPTFGPGVVFDVDYLVRQEQFRFFTEALKSNKLRSYVDMMVAEAEEYFSKWGESGTVDLKYELEHLIILTASRCLLGREVREKLFDDVSALFHDLDNGMIPISVIFPYLPIPAHRKRDQARERLAEIFSTIIKSRKASGQSEEDMLQCFIDSKYKNGRPTTENEVTGLLIAALFAGQHTSSITSTWTGAYLLKFQQYFAEAVEEQKRVMKRHGDKIDHDILAEMDVLYRCIKEALRLHPPLIMLLRQSHIDFSVTTREGKEYDIPKGHIVATSPAFANRLPHIFKNPDSYDPDRFAPGREEDKAAGAFSYIAFGGGRHGCLGEPFAYLQIKAIWTHLLRNFEFELVSPFPESDWNAMVVGIKDKVMVNYKRRKLVVDN from the exons ATGGATCTCCTCGCGGGCGCCACCCAGCCGCAGTGGCTCCTCGCGGGCGCGGCGCTGCTGGTCGCCACGCTCGCCTTCCTcaggctcctcctcggctccgGCGCCGGCAAGCGGGCGCCGCCCACGATCCCGGCCGCGCCCGTCGTCGGCGGGCTGCTGCGGTTCCTCAAGGGCCCGATCCCGCTCATCCGGGCCGAGTACGCGCGCCTCGGCCCCGTCTTCACCGTCCCCATCCTCACCCGCCGGATCACCTTCCTCATCGGGCCCGAGGTCTCGGGACACTTCTTCAAGGGCAACGAGGCCGAGATGAGCCAGCAGGAGGTCTACCGCTTCAACGTACCCACCTTCGGCCCCGGGGTCGTCTTCGACGTCGACTACCTCGTCAGGCAGGAGCAGTTCAGGTTCTTCACTGAGGCGCTCAAGTCCAACAAGCTGCGCAGCTACGTCGACATGATGGTTGCAGAGGCTGAG GAGTACTTTTCGAAGTGGGGAGAAAGCGGCACTGTGGATTTGAAGTATGAGTTGGAGCACCTCATCATACTGACTGCTAGCCGATGCTTGTTGGGAAGGGAAGTGCGAGAAAAGTTATTTGATGATGTTTCCGCTCTCTTCCATGATCTCGACAATGGGATGATCCCAATCAGTGTTATCTTCCCCTACCTCCCGATCCCCGCGCACCGCAAACGTGACCAAGCACGGGAACGTTTGGCAGAAATCTTCTCCACTATCATCAAATCCCGCAAGGCCTCTGGACAGTCTGAGGAAGACATGCTGCAGTGCTTCATTGATTCCAAGTACAAGAACGGTCGCCCCACCACAGAAAATGAGGTGACTGGGCTGCTTATCGCGGCGCTATTTGCTGGACAGCATACTAGCTCTATCACATCAACCTGGACCGGGGCCTACCTACTCAAGTTCCAGCAGTACTTTGCAGAGGCTGTAGAGGAGCAGAAGCGGGTCATGAAGAGGCACGGTGACAAGATTGATCATGACATCTTGGCGGAGATGGATGTCCTCTACCGGTGCATCAAGGAGGCACTCCGGCTCCACCCGCCGCTGATCATGCTGCTTCGCCAGTCACACATTGACTTCAGTGTGACCACGAGGGAAGGCAAAGAGTATGATATCCCCAAGGGCCACATCGTTGCGACATCTCCTGCTTTTGCTAACAGGCTCCCTCATATCTTCAAGAACCCAGACTCGTACGACCCCGACCGTTTTGCACCTGGGAGGGAAGAGGACAAGGCCGCAGGTGCTTTCTCGTACATTGCCTTCGGGGGTGGCAGGCATGGGTGCCTTGGTGAGCCCTTCGCGTACCTGCAGATCAAGGCGATATGGACTCACCTGCTGAGGAACTTTGAGTTCGAGCTCGTATCGCCGTTCCCTGAGAGCGACTGGAACGCGATGGTTGTTGGCATCAAGGACAAGGTGATGGTCAACTACAAGCGGCGGAAGCTCGTCGTCGACAACTAG